In Oryzias melastigma strain HK-1 linkage group LG18, ASM292280v2, whole genome shotgun sequence, one DNA window encodes the following:
- the ntn5 gene encoding netrin-1 (The sequence of the model RefSeq protein was modified relative to this genomic sequence to represent the inferred CDS: added 132 bases not found in genome assembly) — translation MMFRPFSPSPSTLLVPILLRLFILILPSAPAWSSFSHTPLSWTSPHDPCYHPDGRPRHCLSEFINAAYGVPVDASHSLRVHDTDGNVTTLTDLHNPNNLTCWMAHAGHDTGDWVLTLPLGRRFEITYISLQFCNQEEPPDPISLSILKSMDYGRSWRPMQHYSSDCVVHFQQPAQTIAQTRHQETDALCSDPRPFQKQKGGAVLAFSALDGRPSSPDFDYSPTLQDWVTATDIRIVFHQISKNLKAGSFERPKEAPRNDGAGDARGTGSLTWRSDVQSHTGGQRGSMNIDNVLLFLDGKSKNTDVSEKKSSSQSRKGHRKGTAQDEDGYNVTSKEGEDLLIMDSLAVPKKGGKVRGGARKKEDNHLVSCPSGGCKWTVEGRGRKSKGRELRKRRNNNLNTRPGVRNLQVVQPLTFVSPVQPPLAISDLQVGGRCKCNGHASRCRRDDTGRAVCVCEHHTAGPDCDVCADFYVDRPWHRATPTHPNPCVACECNGHSNKCRFSMEVFLQSGRKSGGVCQKCRHNTAGRHCQYCQNGYTRDHSKALSHRKACQPCQCHPVGAVGRWCNQTSGQCLCRDGVTGLRCNRCAPGYKQGKSPLRPCIRIQEAAPTPVYQPQYSIAEECVSYCQPAQAKVRMNLETYCLKDYVLKVQVKGMERSGPWWQFSISVQVVFRTRSPSRVRRGPQSLWVPNRDLACGCPALHVGRTFLLIGAEDGERGWGPEESRLVADRSTLALQWREHWSPKLRAFRGQDKRGRCPSKSEHGKPNADPQPGYVPPHLRGESEANAHSAEGTETPPTSSAASPVCSTPNA, via the exons ATGATGTTCCGTCCCTTCTCCCCTTCCCCCTCCACCTTGCTGGTTCCCATTCTCCTCAGACTCTTCATTCTCATCCTTCCCTCGGCTCCTGCCTGGTCTTCTTTTTCCCACACCCCGCTAAGCTGGACTTCCCCTCATGACCCCTGCTACCACCCTGATGGTCGTCCTCGCCACTGCCTGTCAGAGTTCATCAACGCCGCCTATGGGGTCCCGGTCGATGCGAGTCACTCGCTGCGTGTGCACGACACGGATGGCAACGTCACCACCTTGACAGACCTCCACAATCCTAACAACCTCACCTGCTGGATGGCTCACGCGGGTCACGACACCGGGGACTGGGTCCTCACCCTTCCGCTGGGCCGCCGATTTGAAATTACCTACATAAGCTTGCAGTTCTGCAACCAGGAGGAGCCCCCAGACCCCATCTCCCTGTCTATCCTCAAATCGATGGACTATGGACGCTCGTGGCGGCCCATGCAGCACTACTCCAGCGATTGCGTCGTACACTTCCAGCAGCCCGCCCAGACTATCGCCCAAACGAGGCACCAGGAGACAGATGCTCTTTGTTCGGACCCTCGCCCCTTTCAGAAGCAGAAGGGAGGGGCGGTGCTCGCCTTCTCCGCTCTGGATGGGCGGCCGTCCTCTCCTGATTTCGACTATAGCCCCACCCTACAGGACTGGGTGACGGCTACAGACATCCGCATAGTCTTCCATCAGATTTCCAAAAATCTCAAGGCGGGCAGCTTTGAAAGGCCAAAAGAGGCGCCAAGGAATGATGGTGCAGGTGATGCAAGAGGAACTGGAAGTCTAACGTGGAGATCAGACGTCCAAAGTCACACTGGGGGTCAGAGAGGCTCTATGAACATAGACAATGTGCTTCTGTTTTTAGACGGGAAATCTAAGAACACTGACGTCAGCGAAAAGAAGTCAAGCAGTCAGAGTAGAAAGGGTCACCGAAAGGGGACAGCTCAAGACGAAGACGGATACAATGTGACCAGCAAGGAAGGAGAAGACCTTCTTATCATGGATTCACTCGCTGTTCCAAAGAAAGGCGGAAAGGTCAGAGGTGGTGCTCGCAAAAAAGAAGATAACCACTTGGTGTCTTGCCCAAGTGGGGGCTGTAAATGGACAGTTGAGGGGCGGGGCAGGAAGAGCAAGGGGAGGGAACTGAGGAAGAGAAGGAACAATAATTTAAACACAAGACCAGGAGTCAGAAACCTTCAAGTGGTGCAGCCCCTTACCTTTGTCTCTCCTGTCCAACCTCCTCTAGCCATTTCTGACCTGCAAGTCGGAGGCAGGTGTAAATGCAACGGACACGCTTCCAGGTGTCGCCGTGACGACACGGGCCGCGCGGTGTGCGTGTGCGAGCATCACACTGCGGGGCCAGACTGTGATGTGTGCGCGGACTTCTATGTGGACAGACCATGGCATCGGGCGACGCCCACTCACCCGAACCCATGTGTTG CATGCGAGTGCAACGGCCACTCTAACAAATGCCGCTTCAGCATGGAGGTGTTCCTGCAGTCGGGCCGGAAGAGCGGAGGTGTTTGCCAAAAGTGTCGCCACAACACGGCAGGACGCCACTGCCAATACTGCCAGAACGGCTACACCCGCGACCACAGCAAGGCGCTCAGCCATCGCAAGGCCTGCCAAC cGTGTCAGTGCCATCCCGTGGGTGCAGTGGGTCGATGGTGCAACCAGACGTCAGGTCAGTGTTTGTGCCGAGATGGAGTGACGGGCCTGAGGTGTAACCGCTGCGCACCAGGATACAAACAGGGCAAGTCGCCTCTGCGGCCCTGCATAC TGCTGAAGGTGCAGGTGAAGGGGATGGAGCGCTCCGGTCCCTGGTGGCAGTTCTCCATCTCTGTGCAGGTCGTCTTCCGCACGCGCTCCCCCTCCCGGGTCCGCAGGGGCCCCCAGTCTCTCTGGGTCCCCAACCGGGACCTGGCGTGCGGCTGCCCCGCCCTCCACGTGGGCCGGACGTTCCTCCTGATCGGCGCAGAGGACGGCGAGCGGGGCTGGGGCCCTGAGGAGAGCCGCCTGGTGGCGGACCGCTCCACCCTGGCCCTCCAGTGGCGGGAACACTGGAGCCCCAAACTCAGAGCCTTCCGGGGTCAGGACAAACGGGGCCGCTGTCCTTCTAAATCTGAGCACGGCAAACCTAACGCAGACCCCCAACCCGGGTACGTGCCCCCTCACCTGCGGGGTGAGAGTGAGGCAAACGCACATTCTGCGGAAGGGACAGAGACTCCGcccacttcttctgctgcttctccAGTGTGTTCGACTCCAAACGCCTGA
- the LOC112156069 gene encoding zona pellucida sperm-binding protein 3, whose translation MQQTTRLIYVYSAVLVLYRTGSVGGYSYQTEPLFRSYADLEAASALGRRSAGAEEVYAVRCEEDSMEVVVRAPPNEFGFFEESAPPRLGLSGARDHCAARPSASGDYVIRVPLSACGSSLTFTKSAVLFSNLLLLPLPSSIWDVKEAAIPVLCQYKRKYTVSSGELRPTWTPHISVQSAYLQLDFRLRLMTSDWSSEKKFPVYFTGETVHMEASVDHYRPSLRLYVGSCVATLTPDVNSHPRYPFIDHRGCFVDSLLSGSRSRFLPRVQDQLLHIQLQPFLFHEDHRHNMYITCYLEASVVSEEEPENRACSFISGRWRSVDGDDDACESCSSTAEYGHKRAQRSQRGHAHETTVGPIVFLPEHDDYENE comes from the exons ATGCAGCAAACAACGCGTCTTATTTATGTTTACTCCGCGGTTCTAGTTCTGTACAGAACCGGGTCAGTCGGGGGTTACTCGTATCAGACCGAGCCTCTGTTCCGGTCCTACGCGGACCTGGAAGCGGCCTCGGCGTTGGGGCGCCGTTCCGCGGGGGCGGAGGAGGTCTACGCGGTGAGGTGTGAGGAGGACAGCATGGAGGTGGTGGTTAGGGCTCCCCCCAACGAGTTTGGCTTCTTTGAAGAGTCCGCGCCACCCCGGCTCGGGCTCTCCGGCGCGCGAGACCACTGCGCCGCCAGGCCGTCCGCGAGCGGAGACTACGTCATCCGCGTTCCGCTGAGCGCGTGCGGGAGCTCATTGACG TTTACAAAGAGTGCTGTACTTTTCagcaacctgctgctgctgcctctcccatcatccatctgggACGTGAAAGAGGCCGCCATTCCCGTGCTGTGTCAGTACAAAAG GAAGTACACAGTGAGCAGCGGAGAGCTGAGGCCGACCTGGACTCCCCACATCTCTGTGCAGTCCGCTTACCTCCAGCTGGACTTCCGCCTCAGACTCATGACTA GTGACTGGAGCTCTGAAAAGAAATTCCCCGTCTACTTCACGGGAGAGACGGTCCACATGGAGGCCTCCGTGGATCATTATAGGCCCTCTCTGCGCTTGTATGTAGGCAGCTGTGTGGCCACTCTGACCCCCGATGTGAACTCTCACCCCAGATACCCCTTCATAGACCACCGGGG ATGTTTCGTGGACTCCCTGCTGAGCGGCTCCAGATCTCGCTTCCTGCCCCGAGTTCAGGATCAACTCCTCCATATTCAGCTGCAGCCTTTCCTCTTCCACGAGGACCACAGACACAAT ATGTACATCACCTGTTACCTGGAAGCTTCTGTGGTGTCAGAGGAGGAGCCAGAGAACAGGGCGTGTTCTTTCATCAGTGGGAG ATGGAGGTCGGTGGATGGAGACGATGATGCTTGtgaaagctgcagcagcaccGCCGAGTACGGCCACAAGAGGGCGCAGAGGAGTCAACGGGGGCACGCACATG AAACCACCGTGGGTCCAATCGTGTTCCTCCCAGAGCACGACGACTATGAAAATGAATGA